In Aegilops tauschii subsp. strangulata cultivar AL8/78 chromosome 3, Aet v6.0, whole genome shotgun sequence, one genomic interval encodes:
- the LOC141043034 gene encoding uncharacterized protein, whose product MATLRMLALGTAADAVGEMVRMGESTCLKTTIKFARAVVQVFGAEYLRESNAQDTEKWLAIGEAKGFLGMLGSIDCMHWQWKNCPKGLRGMYQGHAKEATIILEAVASPGLWISHAFFGMSGSHNDINVLQ is encoded by the coding sequence ATGGCTACTCTGAGGATGCTTGCACTTGGTACTGCCGCAGATGCCGTTGGTGAGATGGTTAGGATGGGAGAGAGCACTTGCCTGAAGACTACCATCAAGTTTGCCCGCGCCGTGGTGCAGGTGTTTGGAGCAGAGTATCTGAGAGAATCAAATGCGCAGGACACAGAAAAGTGGTTGGCTATTGGAGAGGCCAAAGGGTTTCTAGGAATGCTCGGATcaattgattgcatgcattggcaATGGAAGAACTGCCCCAAAGGTTTGCGGGGAATGTATCAAGGTCACGCCAAAGAGGCCACCATCATACTAGAAGCGGTGGCATCACCTGGCTTATGGATTTCGCATGCTTTCTTTGGAATGTCGGGTTCGCACAACGACATCAATGTGCTTCAATGA